The Mucilaginibacter gracilis genomic interval AGCTCTCGTTCACATTTGTGGCGCAGAAAGTTAAGCGCGATGCCAAAGAATATGCGAAAGGTAACATGGCAAAGGAAAGAGGCTACCTGGATTCGATGGCTACACAGCCAGTCTATCCGGTACTCAAACACACTTATCAATACTGCTTAGACAAGGAAATTGCTTTGGGCTTGGATTTGAAGGGCGGTATGGACGTTACCATGCAAATATCATTGGTTGAATTGGTAAAATCGTTATCAAACAATAACCCTGATGTTGCTTTTAACCAGGCTTTAAGTAATGCTTCGGCAATTGCTAAAAACAGCACGGCCGATTACATAACCCTGTTTGTACAGGAATATGAAAAACTGGTGCCTAATGCTAAACTGGCCGCAATATTTTCTACAAAAGAAAACCAGGATCACATTAAGTTTAACGCCACAAACAACGAAGTGCAAGCTTACCTGCAAGACCAGGCTAAGGTTGCCATTATACAGGCCAAAACGGTATTAACTACCCGTATTGACCAGTTTGGCGTTACACAACCCAATATCCAGCTTCAACAAGGCAACCGGATATTGATTGAGTTACCCGGTGTGTTTGATAAGGAACGGGTTGATAAGCTTTTACAAGGTTCGGCAAATTTGGAGTTTTACGAAACTTATGAAAACGCCGATTTTTATCAGTTTTTAATGAATGCTGATAAAATTTTAGCCGCAAAAGCTAAAGCCGCAAAAACCGATACAACAGCTAAAGTTGCTGCTGCAACCGGTACCAAAACAGATACCGCGGCAAAATCAAACGCACTAAGCCTTTTAAATAAAGTTAAAAAGAGTGCAGATAAAGACAGCACATCGGCGCTAGGCAAAAATCAGGCTTCGCAAAACCCATTGCTTTCTTTATTGCATTTGAGTATTTACCCCGGTCAAAATAACCAACCTCAACTTGGTACTGGGCCGGTTGTTGGTCAGGCTCTTCAAAAAGATACTGCCAAAATCAATGCGTTTTTAAACAGCCCCGAGGTTAAATCTTCGATGCCACGTAATGCTAAATTATTATGGGGTGTAAAAGGCAGCGAGAAAAAAGTATTTGAATTATACGCTGTTAAATTATCGGGATCAGAAAACGGACCGGTATTATCGGGAGATGTAATATCAGATGCCGGACCAAGCACTGACGAAAAGGGAAACCCCGAAGTTAGAATGGTTATGAACTCGGAAGGCGCTACCAAATGGAGAAGAGTAACTGCCGAAGCTGCTGCTAAAGAGCCTAAAAAAGCTATTGCTATTGTATTAGACGACAATGTATACTCGGCACCAACCGTACAAAACGAAATTTCGGGCGGTATATCATCCATCAGCGGAAGCTTCACTATTGATGACACTAAAGATTTAGCCAACGTATTAAAATCGGGCCGTTTAAAAGCTCCCGCTCACATTATAGGCGAAGAAATTGTAGGTGCCTCGTTAGGGCAGGAAGCTATTAGCGATGGTTTAACCTCATCATTAGTAGGTTTATTGGTGGTACTAGTGTTTATGGTACTTTACTATAACCGTGCAGGTACTGTAGCCTGTGTGGCGGTAGTAGTTAACGTATTCTTTTTAATGGGTGTACTGGCCAGCTTACACGCAGTGTTAACCTTAGAAGGTATTGCTGGTATAGTTTTAACCCTGGGTATTGCGGTTGATGCCAACGTATTGATATACGAGCGTATCCGCGAAGAACTTGATCATGGCAAATCGTTACGTATTGCTATTGCCGATGGTTTTAAACATGCGTTATCATCAATTCTGGATTCTAACATCAGTACGTTCCTTACCGGTTTAATACTTTATATATTTGGTTCGGGCCCTATCAGAGGTTTTGCTACCACTTTGATGATTGGTATTGTAACTTCATTATTCTGTTCTTTATTAATTTCAAGGTTAATTTTTGAATGGTTGCTTAAAAGAGATAAGCCAATCAAGTTTTCAAACCCATGGAGTTCACATACTTTCAAAAACGCTAATTTTGCGTTTGTTAAAAACCGTTTCAAGTTTTACATCTTCTCGGGTGTATTTATCCTTATCGGTATTGTATCAATGGCTACGCGGGGCTTTAACTACGGTGTTGATTTCCGTGGTGGCCGTACTTTTATCGTTCGCTATGATCAGCCGGTATCAAGCGAAAAGGTAAACGACGTGCTTGTTAACATGATGAGTAAAGAAACCATAGTTAAAACCTACGGAACATCTGGCCAGCAAGTAAGCATTACAACTACTTACCTTATTGACGATAACAGCGATGGCGCCGATGCCAAAGCACAGGCTAAACTAAACGAAGGGCTTTCGCAAATACCGGGCAAGTTCCAAATTATGAGCCAGCAAAAAGTAGGCCCAACCATTGCAAGCGATTTAAAATCGTCGGCAGTGTACGCGGTTCTTTTCGCCATCATTATTATATCCATTTATATATTGGTTCGTTTCCGCAAATGGCAGTTTAGTTTGGGTGCAATGATTGCAACCGCGCATGATGCCTTGCTGGTATTATCGTTCTTCTCTATATTTAAAGATATGTTGCCGTTTTCGTTGGATATTGACCAAAAGTTTATTGCCGCTATATTAACGGTAATTGGTTACTCTATTAACGATACCGTTGTAGTGTTTGACCGTATCCGCGAGTTCTTGAACCTGCACCATGCTAAAACCGATAACCCTAAAGAGGTTATTAACCAGGCTATTAATAGCACCCTAAGCCGTACCATTATTACAGCTTTAACTGTAGTGTTTGTATTGATAGTGTTATTTATATTTGGTGGCGACGTAATTAGAGGGTTCTCGTTCGCATTATTAATTGGTGTGTGCTTTGGTACATACTCGTCTATATGCGTGGCAACTCCTGTTATTATCGACTTCGGAAAAAAAGACCTGCGCTAGATTCAATAAAACTTATAATAGCGAGCCTCCCGGTAAACACCGGGAGGCTTTTTTATTTAACACTAATTTGAAAATGAGACGGCTTAATCGAATTACTTTCGCTCAAATCCCAATATCCATACCCCAAATCTAAATTGCTGCCAAACACATTTTTAGCCCAATTGTATAATGTATTATGGAAACAGAAAACAATTCAAAATTTCCCAAATTAGTAATTATAGGCGGCGGCTTTGGCGGTATTGAACTGGCCAAACATCTGGACGATAAGCCTGTGGATATTATCATGCTGGATAAACACAACTATCACACCTTTCAGCCTTTATTATATCAGGTGGCAACAGGCGGCCTGGAGGCCGATTCGATAGCCTTCCCGTTGAGGAAAATATTTGAGGGCCAAAAAAATTTTAGATTCCGGATTGCCGAAGTAACCAAAATACGCCCCGGGGATAATAGCATTGACACCACTATAGGCGAAATAAAGTACGACTACCTGGTAATTGCAACCGGCTCAACCACCAACTTTTTTGGCAACAAGCAAATTGAGCACTTCTCGATGCCGATGAAAAGCATACCCGAGGCACTCAACCTGCGGAGTATGATATTGCAAAATTTAGAAGAAGCCATATTACAAAACGGCAAAGAAGCGCGCGAACCTTATATGAATTTTGTTGTAGTTGGCGCCGGCCCCACCGGGGTTGAACTATCGGGAGCCATTGCCGAATTGCGCAATCATATTTTACATAAAGACTACCCGGAACTTAATAAAGACGAAATGAAGGTTTACCTGGTTGAAGGTTTGCCCAAAGTATTGCAGGTAATGTCGGAGCAGGCATCATCCAAATCAACCGAGTTTTTAAAGGAGATTGGCGTTGAAGTGTTAACCAATGTAACCGTTAAGGATTACGACGGTAAGGAAATTAAATTAGGAGATGGCAAAAGCATTAAAACGCACAACGTAATCTGGTCTGCCGGGGTAATGGGCCAGGTGATTGATGGTTTACCAAAAGAAGGTATAGTAAAAGGTAACCGCATACAAACCGACGAAATAAACAGGGTTAACGGGCAAACCAATATTTTTGCCATTGGCGACGTGGCCGCTATAATTACTCCTGATACACCAAAAGGCCATCCAGGTGTAGCACAGGTGGCCATACAACAAGGCACGCACCTGGCTAAAAACCTCATCAAAATAATTGACGGCCAACCCGCCGAACCGTTTAAATATAACGATAAAGGGTCGTTGGCAACCATAGGCCGCAACAAGGCCGTTGCCGATATTGGTAAAATACGCTTCCAGGGATTTTTTGCCTGGCTGGTGTGGATGTTTGTGCATTTAATATCATTAGCCGGTTTCCGCAACCGGGTGGTTGTTTTTATTAACTGGATAGGCAGCTATTTTAGCTATAATGGCGGTACACGGCTCATCATCCGTAAATTTATTCGCGAAGAAATTGTGGCAACAGAGCACTTGCCGAAAGCCAACGATTGAGTAAAAAAGGTCTGTCAATTTATTTTGAGATTACTCAATCTTACATAAATAAATGTATGTTTGGGTAATTAATATATTAATAAATGAAACAACTTTTACCTATAACATTGCTATTATGCCTTTTACTTTGCAGCTGCGGAGATGATGATAATGATGATAAAGCTAAACAGGTTGATAAAAAGGGCAGCATAGAGGTTACACTCAGCACAAGCCATATCGACTCGTTAAAAGATCTGATAACTACGCATTACATAGTTTGGCGAAGGGGACAGAAGATAAAAGAATTTGACGTTAAAGATACCGTAAAAAGCTTAGGCCTATCGGCAACCGAAGGAGAAGACGATAATGGTAATACCAAAAATATGGTAGTGCCCGAGGATTATGATTTTTACGTAACCGTTAAATAACCAGTACCAATGAAAAAATCTAAGGCTATTACCCTAGTACTGGTTACCGGGCTTTTGGGTTGCAAACAAAATAAGCAACAAAGCCACATATATATGCGTACCGATACAACCGGCAATTATTCGCCTACCACAAGTGGCTTTCATGGATACTACGTTTTTAGAGCTTATGGCAGTTATTACGATGGTGCTCATTACGGTAAAAGACACGGAAGATCATTCAACAACTTTGGTGGCCACGCAGGCTACGTAAGGCAAGGATATTCAAGTTCGGCAGTACATACTTCGCACAACGGTAGCGTATCGCGCGGTGGTTTTGGTAGTATAGGTGGCTTTCATGCATCTTCTTCATCTTAAAAAAAATAATGAAGCGTTTTAAAATATCCCCCCGCAATAACTGGCAAAAAACGGTTGAAGCCTTAGGCTTTAATTTTCATAGTACCGATGTACCGTATTGGGATGAAACCGCCCATTACACCTTTACCATGCCCGAGGTAGAAAAACTTGAAGCCGTTACGGCCGAACTGTGGGACATGTGCATACAAGCCGTTCAGTATGTTATTGATAATAACTTGTTTGAAGCCTTTAAGATTCCGAAATTTATTATCCCGCATATTGTAGATTCGTGGAACGAGGATGCGCCAGCTATATACGGCCGGTTTGACTTTTGGTATGATGGCATTGGCGAACCCAAATTGATTGAATTTAATGCCGATACCCCTACCTCACTTTTTGAAGCATCAATTATACAATGGTTTTGGCTAAAGGATTTTGATGAACCGAAAGATCAGTTTAACTCACTGCACGAGAAGCTGATTGATTACTGGAAATACCTTAAAAATTACCTGTATAACGACAAATTATATTTCAGCTGCATAAAAGATAGTTTAGAAGATTTTACTACCACAGCCTATATGCAGGACTGTGCAATGCAGGGCGGACTTGACACGGAGTTTATTTACATTGAAGACATTGGTTGGGACAATAACAATCAATATTTTGTTGATTTAAAAAACCAACCCATCCGCAATATTTTTAAGCTATATCCGTATGAGTGGATGGTGAACGAAGCTTTTGGGCAAAACATAGTTACAGATACTCAGAAAGCACTGTGGATTGAGCCAAGTTGGAAAATGTTGTTAAGCAACAAGGCCATTTTAGCTATTTTATGGCAATTGTTTCCTGAGCATAAAAATTTGTTGCCTACGTATTTTACCAGGAGTGATTTAACAAAATATGTTAAAAAGCCTTTCCTCTCGCGCGAGGGCGCAAACATAACCATTGTGGAAAACGGCTTGGTAATAGAAGCTACTGATGGCGATTACGGTGAAGAGGGCTATGTTTACCAGGAATTGTGCAAGCTGCCCAATTTTGATGGTAATTTCCCGGTAATTGGCAGTTGGGTTATTGGGCAGCAACCCGCGGGTATAGGTATCCGCGAGTCAGATGGGTTAATTACCAATAATATGAGCCGCTTTGTTCCCCATTTAATTGAATGAAGAATAAACAGTATGCAATAAAACTCACCGAGTGCCCGCGCGATGCCATGCAGGGGATACATAACTTTGTGCCAACCGAAGTAAAAGCCCAATACATCAACCTGCTTTTGCAGGTTGGCTTTAACACTATCGATTTTGGCAGCTTTGTATCGCACAAGGCTATCCCGCAAATGCGTGATACCGCTGATGTTTTGGCACGGCTTCATCTCGATAATACCACATCCAAATTGTTAGCTATCACTGCTAATTTGCATGGTGCCGAAGATGCGGTAGCGTTTGATGAAATCAGCTATCTGGGTTTTCCGTTTTCTATATCCGAAACCTTTCAGCAGCGTAATACAAATTCCGGAATTCGGGAATCGTTTAATACAGTTAAAAAGATAAACAAGCTTTGCCGCTCAAACAATAAAGAATTATTGGTTTACTTATCTATGGCTTTTGGCAACCCTTACGGGGACGAATGGAACACTGATATGGTTACCAAATGGGCCGGGCAAATGGTTGATGAAGGCATCAGCATTATTTCGCTGGCCGATACTACAGGGGTATCAACACCTCAAAAATTAAAGGAAATATACCCTGCGCTATGCGCTGCCTTCCCCGAGACCGAATTTGGCGTACACCTGCATTCGGTACCGGCAACTAGCCTTGAAAAAATAACGGCTGCCTATGAGGCAGGTTGCGAACGCTTTGATAGTGCCCTTAAAGGCTTTGGCGGCTGCCCAATGGCCACCGACGATTTAACAGGCAACATAGCTACCGAAAACCTAATAAGCTTTTTACAGCAGCAAGGCATTGATTTAAGCCTTGATATGGCCAAATGGGATGAAGCAATGAGTTACTCGGCAAAGATTTTTGGATAAAATAACTCAACTTTCATGGCGAGAAACTAAACTACCGCACGGAAACAGAGCGGCTCTATACGGTACGCGAAGGCAACACTATAGCTTACAACCAAACGGTTTACATTTACCTTGCCAGCACCATTTTATAATGCCTTATTCCGGCTTCTTCAAACTCCGGTCCGGTTTTTTCAAAGCCAAATCTTTGGTAAAGCGTTACGGCATAAATTTGCGCGTGCAGGTAAATGTAATTGGCATCGGCAGGTAAATCGTTCAACACGGCTTGTACAAGGGCCTGCCCTATTCCATTATTTCTGTATTTACCCAATACGGCAAAACGCTCCAACTTGTATCCCTTATCGGTTTTACGCCAACGCGAAGCCCCCGCGGGCTCACCATCAACAGTGGCTAAAAAATGATTAGATTCTTCTTCATGCTCCCATTCCAACTCCGGAGGGCAATTTTGTTCGCCAACAAATACTTCTCGCCTTATGGCAAATACCTCGTCCAAATGGGCAGGCTGGTATACTTTACTTACTTTTATCAACATCTTTTAGTTTTTCGCGCTCCCTGTGGTAGTTCACACGTTCTGATTTATACTGGTGATTATCATCGGCTGCATCAATAGAATGTGTGCAACCTAAGTCATCCTCCTGCTTAGCTAAGATAGATAATCGGACGTAAAATTTACGTAATTGATCCAATTCCTTTTCGGTAATATCTTCAATATTAACCATACGGTTACTTGCGCCCTGGTGAGCGGCAATAAGCTCGTTCAATTTGAGGTGAATAGCTTTCGAATCTTTATTTTGCGATTTTTGTATTAAAAAAACCATCAAAAAGGTAATAATGGTTGTGCCCGTATTGATAATGAGCTGCCAGGTTGTTGAGTAACTAAAAACCGGCCCCGTAGCGCCCCATATTACAATACTTGCAGATGCTAATATAAAAGCCGCTGAACTGCCTGTAGCGTTAGTAGCCCAATTAGAAAACCTTTCGAAAAAGTTCTTTTTTTTATGACTCATGAGTATAAATTTAGCCTTATAACAAAAAAATATTGCTGTTGTTGCAAGGTCACATAAAAAGTACGTTTGCAGTGACCAAGTGTTTTAGGCTGGCTAACCGAAAGGTGTTTTTTGGCCTAATAGCTTACTTATTGCCTATTTGTTGTATGCAGTGCCTGCTAACGGGCTACTGCCATGTAAAGTAAAAATATATGGAGTAGCGCACTGCAAAAACGCAGGATATTTTTTGTTGATGATACATTTATTAACTTGCGCCATCAATATAACCCAACATGAAAAAAATTTTTGTACTGCTTTTGCTTACTTATCCGGTGTTAGCCATGGCGCAAAACACCGGCGGCAAGGTTTATAACCTATTAGTTGGCACCTATACCACTGGTAAAAGCCAGGGCATTTATGTTTATCATTTTGATACCAAAACCGGCAAAATAACCTATCAGGATAAAGTAACCGGTGTAAACAATCCATCGTACCTTGCGGTATCAAGCAACCGCAAATTTGTTTATTCGGTTAACGAAGTTGGTGCCGACCGCGCTGGCAGTGTAAGTTCTTTTTCGTTTAACGCTAAAGCCGGAAAGCTGGTGCTTATTAACAAACAACCATCAAACGGTGGTGGCCCTTGCTATATTTCGGTAGACAGGGCAAATAAAAACGTATTTATAGCCAATTACGCAG includes:
- a CDS encoding glutathionylspermidine synthase family protein, translated to MKRFKISPRNNWQKTVEALGFNFHSTDVPYWDETAHYTFTMPEVEKLEAVTAELWDMCIQAVQYVIDNNLFEAFKIPKFIIPHIVDSWNEDAPAIYGRFDFWYDGIGEPKLIEFNADTPTSLFEASIIQWFWLKDFDEPKDQFNSLHEKLIDYWKYLKNYLYNDKLYFSCIKDSLEDFTTTAYMQDCAMQGGLDTEFIYIEDIGWDNNNQYFVDLKNQPIRNIFKLYPYEWMVNEAFGQNIVTDTQKALWIEPSWKMLLSNKAILAILWQLFPEHKNLLPTYFTRSDLTKYVKKPFLSREGANITIVENGLVIEATDGDYGEEGYVYQELCKLPNFDGNFPVIGSWVIGQQPAGIGIRESDGLITNNMSRFVPHLIE
- a CDS encoding hydroxymethylglutaryl-CoA lyase; translated protein: MKNKQYAIKLTECPRDAMQGIHNFVPTEVKAQYINLLLQVGFNTIDFGSFVSHKAIPQMRDTADVLARLHLDNTTSKLLAITANLHGAEDAVAFDEISYLGFPFSISETFQQRNTNSGIRESFNTVKKINKLCRSNNKELLVYLSMAFGNPYGDEWNTDMVTKWAGQMVDEGISIISLADTTGVSTPQKLKEIYPALCAAFPETEFGVHLHSVPATSLEKITAAYEAGCERFDSALKGFGGCPMATDDLTGNIATENLISFLQQQGIDLSLDMAKWDEAMSYSAKIFG
- a CDS encoding GNAT family N-acetyltransferase, producing MLIKVSKVYQPAHLDEVFAIRREVFVGEQNCPPELEWEHEEESNHFLATVDGEPAGASRWRKTDKGYKLERFAVLGKYRNNGIGQALVQAVLNDLPADANYIYLHAQIYAVTLYQRFGFEKTGPEFEEAGIRHYKMVLAR
- the secDF gene encoding protein translocase subunit SecDF — its product is MQGKGIIKFFAILLAVVCLYQLSFTFVAQKVKRDAKEYAKGNMAKERGYLDSMATQPVYPVLKHTYQYCLDKEIALGLDLKGGMDVTMQISLVELVKSLSNNNPDVAFNQALSNASAIAKNSTADYITLFVQEYEKLVPNAKLAAIFSTKENQDHIKFNATNNEVQAYLQDQAKVAIIQAKTVLTTRIDQFGVTQPNIQLQQGNRILIELPGVFDKERVDKLLQGSANLEFYETYENADFYQFLMNADKILAAKAKAAKTDTTAKVAAATGTKTDTAAKSNALSLLNKVKKSADKDSTSALGKNQASQNPLLSLLHLSIYPGQNNQPQLGTGPVVGQALQKDTAKINAFLNSPEVKSSMPRNAKLLWGVKGSEKKVFELYAVKLSGSENGPVLSGDVISDAGPSTDEKGNPEVRMVMNSEGATKWRRVTAEAAAKEPKKAIAIVLDDNVYSAPTVQNEISGGISSISGSFTIDDTKDLANVLKSGRLKAPAHIIGEEIVGASLGQEAISDGLTSSLVGLLVVLVFMVLYYNRAGTVACVAVVVNVFFLMGVLASLHAVLTLEGIAGIVLTLGIAVDANVLIYERIREELDHGKSLRIAIADGFKHALSSILDSNISTFLTGLILYIFGSGPIRGFATTLMIGIVTSLFCSLLISRLIFEWLLKRDKPIKFSNPWSSHTFKNANFAFVKNRFKFYIFSGVFILIGIVSMATRGFNYGVDFRGGRTFIVRYDQPVSSEKVNDVLVNMMSKETIVKTYGTSGQQVSITTTYLIDDNSDGADAKAQAKLNEGLSQIPGKFQIMSQQKVGPTIASDLKSSAVYAVLFAIIIISIYILVRFRKWQFSLGAMIATAHDALLVLSFFSIFKDMLPFSLDIDQKFIAAILTVIGYSINDTVVVFDRIREFLNLHHAKTDNPKEVINQAINSTLSRTIITALTVVFVLIVLFIFGGDVIRGFSFALLIGVCFGTYSSICVATPVIIDFGKKDLR
- a CDS encoding low affinity iron permease family protein, which encodes MSHKKKNFFERFSNWATNATGSSAAFILASASIVIWGATGPVFSYSTTWQLIINTGTTIITFLMVFLIQKSQNKDSKAIHLKLNELIAAHQGASNRMVNIEDITEKELDQLRKFYVRLSILAKQEDDLGCTHSIDAADDNHQYKSERVNYHREREKLKDVDKSK
- a CDS encoding NAD(P)/FAD-dependent oxidoreductase, which encodes METENNSKFPKLVIIGGGFGGIELAKHLDDKPVDIIMLDKHNYHTFQPLLYQVATGGLEADSIAFPLRKIFEGQKNFRFRIAEVTKIRPGDNSIDTTIGEIKYDYLVIATGSTTNFFGNKQIEHFSMPMKSIPEALNLRSMILQNLEEAILQNGKEAREPYMNFVVVGAGPTGVELSGAIAELRNHILHKDYPELNKDEMKVYLVEGLPKVLQVMSEQASSKSTEFLKEIGVEVLTNVTVKDYDGKEIKLGDGKSIKTHNVIWSAGVMGQVIDGLPKEGIVKGNRIQTDEINRVNGQTNIFAIGDVAAIITPDTPKGHPGVAQVAIQQGTHLAKNLIKIIDGQPAEPFKYNDKGSLATIGRNKAVADIGKIRFQGFFAWLVWMFVHLISLAGFRNRVVVFINWIGSYFSYNGGTRLIIRKFIREEIVATEHLPKAND